A stretch of Desulfitobacterium dichloroeliminans LMG P-21439 DNA encodes these proteins:
- a CDS encoding type II toxin-antitoxin system death-on-curing family toxin, which yields MNDIELLYIEDILAIHEEAINAFGGSFELYRDSVSKIRSILDQQYPHFDHDKYPTIYKKAAMLWYFLTKSHCFVDGNKRVGFYAASILLKINGHSDYVDDDEAYDKAIQISCSQLTGEALDTYIHELSHWLKERFPK from the coding sequence ATGAATGATATCGAGCTACTCTATATTGAAGATATCCTCGCTATTCACGAAGAAGCCATAAACGCTTTTGGTGGGAGCTTTGAATTGTACCGTGATTCCGTGTCAAAAATCAGGAGCATCCTCGACCAACAATATCCTCATTTCGATCATGATAAATATCCTACCATTTATAAAAAGGCAGCAATGCTATGGTACTTCCTAACAAAAAGTCATTGCTTTGTAGATGGTAATAAGCGAGTTGGCTTTTATGCTGCCTCCATCTTACTTAAAATCAATGGACACTCTGATTATGTTGATGATGACGAAGCGTATGATAAGGCTATTCAAATATCATGTTCTCAATTAACCGGTGAGGCATTAGATACCTATATCCACGAACTGTCACATTGGCTAAAAGAGCGATTTCCTAAGTAA
- a CDS encoding glutamate synthase subunit beta → MGKATGFLEYQRIDPKKRAPEERIQDWQEIKLPRDPEVIKTQGARCMNCGVPFCNGGVMLNGMVSGCPLHNLIPDWNELIYKGQWEEAYKRLSRTSPFAEFTSRVCPAPCEGACTEGYIMEPVTINCIEYEIIEKAFAEGWVKPKKGKATGKRVAVVGSGPAGLSAANYLNAVGHEVTVYERSDRPGGLLVYGIPNMKLEKTVVERRINLMKESGIQFILNTEVGKDIPAQGLVNQYDAVVLCTGATKARGLSVEGKDLKGVHFAVDFLKANTQCLLDGKLNEFKSDSLTKGSEDGNLIRNFDCTDLTGVCQGAEFISAEGKKVIIIGGGDTGTDCVATAIRHGCKSVHQFEIMPEPPAKRIEATNPWPEWPKKLKVDYGQEEAISLYGKDPRQYLINTKKIVGNEQGKVKEVHTVEINWKKDSSGRMVPQEVPNSEKVWEADLVLLAMGFLGPEDTIPKELNLKRDARSNLKAEYDDFETNVEKVFAAGDARRGQSLVVWAIQEGKLAAREVDKYLMGKSIIK, encoded by the coding sequence ATGGGAAAAGCAACCGGTTTTTTAGAATATCAACGTATAGACCCAAAGAAGCGTGCTCCTGAAGAACGCATTCAGGACTGGCAGGAAATCAAACTACCCAGGGATCCAGAGGTAATTAAGACCCAAGGCGCCCGCTGCATGAACTGTGGTGTTCCCTTCTGCAATGGCGGGGTCATGCTCAACGGAATGGTCTCCGGTTGCCCTTTGCATAATTTGATTCCTGATTGGAATGAACTGATTTACAAAGGACAATGGGAAGAAGCGTATAAGCGCTTAAGTCGTACCAGTCCCTTTGCAGAGTTCACTTCCCGAGTTTGCCCGGCACCCTGTGAAGGAGCCTGCACCGAAGGCTATATTATGGAGCCCGTAACTATCAATTGTATCGAATATGAGATCATCGAGAAGGCTTTTGCTGAAGGATGGGTAAAACCTAAAAAGGGTAAAGCCACCGGTAAAAGGGTGGCCGTAGTAGGCTCAGGTCCCGCAGGCCTATCTGCGGCTAATTATCTTAATGCCGTGGGACATGAGGTCACAGTGTATGAGCGCTCAGATCGCCCCGGCGGACTTCTCGTATATGGCATTCCCAATATGAAGTTGGAGAAAACCGTAGTGGAGCGGCGAATCAACCTCATGAAGGAATCCGGGATTCAATTTATACTCAATACCGAGGTGGGCAAAGATATCCCTGCCCAGGGTCTGGTGAACCAGTATGATGCGGTCGTCCTCTGCACCGGTGCCACCAAGGCCCGAGGGCTCAGTGTAGAAGGGAAGGATCTGAAAGGGGTTCACTTTGCAGTAGATTTTCTGAAGGCCAATACTCAATGCTTGTTGGATGGCAAGTTAAACGAGTTCAAGAGTGACAGTTTGACTAAAGGCTCCGAGGATGGAAATTTGATAAGGAACTTCGATTGCACTGACTTGACAGGCGTATGTCAGGGCGCTGAATTCATCAGCGCTGAAGGCAAGAAAGTTATCATCATCGGCGGAGGCGATACAGGAACAGACTGTGTGGCCACAGCCATCCGTCATGGTTGCAAGAGTGTCCATCAGTTTGAAATCATGCCTGAACCTCCAGCCAAGCGTATCGAGGCCACCAATCCTTGGCCCGAATGGCCGAAGAAGCTCAAAGTTGACTACGGTCAGGAAGAAGCGATCAGTCTCTATGGAAAAGATCCTCGCCAGTATCTCATCAATACAAAAAAGATCGTGGGCAACGAGCAAGGTAAGGTGAAGGAGGTCCATACCGTAGAAATCAACTGGAAGAAAGATTCCTCCGGAAGAATGGTTCCCCAAGAAGTACCCAACAGCGAAAAAGTATGGGAAGCAGACTTGGTACTTTTGGCCATGGGTTTCCTCGGTCCAGAAGATACTATTCCCAAGGAGTTAAATCTAAAGCGGGACGCCCGTAGCAATCTCAAAGCAGAGTATGATGACTTTGAAACCAATGTTGAAAAAGTTTTCGCCGCCGGAGACGCCCGCCGCGGCCAAAGCCTTGTCGTCTGGGCGATTCAAGAAGGTAAGCTAGCAGCCCGCGAAGTGGATAAATATCTTATGGGTAAGAGTATTATTAAGTAA
- a CDS encoding VOC family protein, protein MQKIIPHLWFDKEAVEAAQWYVNLFEDSGITSITTIPDTPSGDSVTVDFRLAGMRFSAISAGPYFTLNPSISLMVACNDPEEVDRLYDNLSVDGTDLMPLGEYPFSKRYAWIQDKYGLSWQLMLVENKEEHQRIRLNLLFAGEVCGKAEEAIDYYLSVFEGSAKGFVNYYQTGESMDERAKVNYGELNIQGRQFIAMDHGFGGEFTFNEAFSLMILCDSQTEIDYYWDKLSFVPEAEQCGWVKDQFGLSWQIVPRNMSDTLSSGTKEEVKRITEAFLKMKKLDIAVLEKAKLGLDY, encoded by the coding sequence ATGCAAAAGATAATCCCCCATTTATGGTTTGACAAAGAAGCCGTTGAAGCGGCTCAATGGTATGTTAACCTTTTTGAGGATTCAGGAATCACTAGTATCACGACAATTCCTGATACTCCGTCGGGCGATTCTGTAACGGTCGATTTTCGGCTTGCTGGAATGAGGTTTTCCGCAATCAGTGCCGGTCCGTACTTTACCTTGAACCCTTCGATTTCTTTAATGGTAGCTTGCAATGATCCGGAAGAAGTCGACAGGCTCTATGATAATCTATCGGTCGATGGAACCGATCTCATGCCTTTGGGTGAGTATCCGTTCAGCAAACGCTATGCTTGGATTCAAGACAAATATGGTCTTAGCTGGCAGCTCATGCTGGTTGAGAATAAAGAAGAACATCAGAGAATAAGACTCAATTTGCTATTTGCCGGAGAGGTATGCGGTAAAGCCGAAGAAGCCATTGATTATTATCTTTCCGTTTTTGAAGGCTCTGCTAAAGGGTTTGTAAACTATTATCAGACAGGGGAGTCCATGGATGAGCGAGCAAAAGTAAATTACGGCGAGTTGAATATCCAAGGAAGACAGTTTATCGCAATGGACCATGGCTTTGGCGGGGAGTTTACTTTTAATGAAGCCTTTTCTTTGATGATTCTTTGTGATAGCCAAACAGAAATCGATTATTACTGGGATAAGCTTTCCTTTGTTCCTGAGGCTGAGCAGTGTGGATGGGTTAAAGATCAATTTGGCTTATCCTGGCAGATTGTACCGAGGAATATGAGCGATACTCTGTCAAGTGGAACAAAAGAAGAAGTAAAACGGATCACAGAGGCATTTTTGAAAATGAAGAAGCTGGATATAGCTGTTCTTGAAAAGGCAAAGTTAGGGTTAGATTATTAG
- the gltB gene encoding glutamate synthase large subunit encodes MQNYGLPQKQGLYDPALEHDACGMGFVVSIKGEKSHGIIDEALTVLENLSHRGASGADENTGDGAGILVQIPHDFFKRECGVLGFELPQKGDYGVGMIFAHRYEDFRKTQMATFESIAAEEGQKILGWREVPIDKTSIGEGAKAVMPRFIQVFIEKNPQLSDGMDFERKLYTIRKRAEKVILPLCEDKGGTFYVASLSAKTIVYKGMLTAEQLRHFYLDLSDLDFASALAMVHSRFSTNTFPSWERAHPNRYIVHNGEINTIRGNVNWMRARQKCIDSPFFEDIAKVYPIVDESGSDSAMFDNSLEFLHLTGRTLPHAVMMMIPEPWENNELMRQDKKDFYEYNSFLMEPWDGPATMGFTDGVLIGGVLDRNGLRPSRYYVTKDDKVILASEVGVIDIKPENVQYKGRLEPGKMLLIDTEAQRIISDEEIKTSVALRNPYGEWIEKHIVRFSDQTAGFADIAHSEMAKDREVQIKGNEDLLKQQKAFGYTFEDITKTIQPMAVEGVDPVGSMGMDSPLAVLSEKPQMLYLYFKQLFAQVTNPPIDGIREEIVTSCNLLLGNSGNLLNPDREGTASLFLEHPILTNDQLHTIKMINHPQFKTVTLSMLYPVTGGAKAMERALDRLFREADKAMNEGANILILSDRGVNKEYAAISALLASSGLHHHLIRREIRTNLGIVLESAEPREVHHFCTLVGYGVTAINPYLAYETIEDLAAKGLLEGLTAKEGVKNFIKASVKGMLKVLTKMGISTMHSYHGAQIFEAVGLRKDVIDKYFTYTPSRLEGIGLEEIAQENQMRHESAYDENSLNADSLEVGGYFQCKEDGEKHLYNPETIYLIQRACREGNYALFKEFTKKINEEEVYTLRHLLDFKYNAGDTIPIEEVESVDSIVKRFKTGAMSYGSISKEAHEALAIAMNRLGGKSNTGEGGEDPDRFKVLPHDAGDNHNAFLQGDSKNSAIKQVASGRFGVTSNYLVNAQEIQIKMAQGAKPGEGGQLPGRKVYPWVAKTRHSTPGVDLISPPPHHDIYSIEDLAELIHDLKNANRDARINVKLVSEVGVGTIAAGVAKGKADVILISGYDGGTGASPRTSIRNAGLPWELGLAETHQTLVLNKLRDRVVVETDGKLLSGRDVVIAAMLGAEEFGFATTPLIALGCVMMRVCNLNTCPVGIATQDEALRKNFTGKPEHVENFMRFIAQEMREIMAKLGFRTINEMVGRTDRLKTKENIKNWKASHLDLSQILYQPYAGDPMSRYNTQAQNHMLEKSLDMKKLLRVCKPALESKKQIRAKLKINNVDRVVGTIIGSEISKRYGEAGLPEDTIKLSFVGSAGQSFGAFVPKGLTLELEGDSNDYLGKGLSGGKIAVYPPKTSDFIPEENILIGNVAFYGATAGEAYINGIAGERFCVRNSGAHAVVEGVGDHGCEYMTGGKVVILGKTGRNFAAGMSGGIAYILDFEEIYCNKSLVILEKIESDDELKEVQVMIQKHVEYTHSPQGRKILADWEGYATRFTKVIPKDYKQMLANIDKASQDGYSGDEALLVAFEENFKTLGAAK; translated from the coding sequence ATGCAAAATTATGGTCTGCCTCAGAAACAAGGTCTTTACGACCCAGCCTTAGAGCATGATGCCTGCGGGATGGGATTTGTGGTCAGCATTAAAGGAGAAAAGTCACATGGGATCATCGATGAAGCCTTGACCGTTCTGGAAAATTTAAGCCATAGAGGGGCCAGCGGAGCCGATGAAAATACAGGTGATGGCGCTGGGATCCTAGTCCAGATTCCCCATGATTTCTTCAAACGGGAATGCGGGGTATTGGGGTTTGAACTGCCTCAAAAAGGGGATTACGGGGTAGGAATGATCTTTGCTCATCGCTATGAGGATTTCAGAAAAACGCAAATGGCCACTTTTGAAAGCATCGCAGCTGAAGAGGGGCAAAAAATCCTTGGGTGGAGAGAAGTTCCTATCGATAAGACTAGCATCGGCGAAGGCGCGAAAGCAGTCATGCCGCGATTCATTCAAGTATTCATCGAGAAGAACCCTCAGCTCAGCGATGGGATGGATTTTGAAAGGAAGCTTTATACCATTCGGAAAAGAGCGGAGAAAGTTATCCTGCCTTTATGCGAAGACAAGGGCGGCACTTTCTATGTAGCCAGTTTGTCCGCTAAGACCATCGTCTATAAAGGGATGTTGACGGCAGAGCAGCTGCGTCATTTTTATCTGGATCTTTCCGATCTGGATTTTGCTTCGGCTTTGGCTATGGTCCATTCCCGATTTAGCACAAATACTTTCCCCAGCTGGGAAAGAGCTCACCCGAACCGCTACATTGTCCATAACGGAGAGATCAACACCATCCGCGGCAATGTCAACTGGATGAGAGCCCGCCAAAAATGCATTGATTCTCCCTTCTTTGAGGATATTGCCAAAGTTTATCCTATTGTGGATGAATCCGGCAGCGATTCTGCGATGTTTGATAACAGTCTGGAGTTCTTGCATTTGACCGGAAGAACGCTACCTCACGCGGTAATGATGATGATTCCTGAGCCCTGGGAGAATAACGAGCTCATGCGTCAGGATAAGAAAGACTTCTATGAATACAACAGCTTCTTAATGGAGCCTTGGGATGGTCCTGCCACTATGGGCTTTACGGACGGGGTACTCATCGGTGGAGTGCTGGACCGCAATGGACTACGGCCTTCCCGCTATTATGTCACCAAGGATGATAAGGTCATTTTGGCTTCTGAAGTGGGAGTTATCGATATTAAGCCGGAGAATGTTCAATACAAAGGTCGATTAGAGCCTGGTAAGATGCTGCTCATTGATACTGAGGCCCAGAGAATTATCTCCGATGAAGAGATCAAAACCAGCGTAGCCCTGAGGAACCCCTATGGGGAATGGATCGAGAAGCACATCGTTAGATTCAGCGACCAAACGGCAGGTTTTGCAGATATAGCTCATTCTGAGATGGCAAAGGATCGAGAGGTACAAATTAAGGGGAATGAAGATTTACTAAAACAACAAAAAGCCTTCGGTTATACCTTTGAAGATATTACAAAAACCATCCAACCGATGGCTGTTGAAGGAGTGGATCCTGTTGGTTCCATGGGCATGGATTCACCTCTGGCCGTCTTATCAGAAAAGCCTCAGATGCTCTATCTGTATTTTAAACAACTCTTTGCCCAAGTGACAAATCCTCCTATCGATGGCATTCGGGAAGAGATTGTTACCTCCTGCAATTTGCTCTTGGGTAACTCCGGCAACCTTCTAAATCCAGACCGGGAAGGTACCGCATCGCTCTTCCTTGAGCACCCCATCTTGACCAATGACCAGCTCCATACCATTAAGATGATAAATCATCCCCAGTTTAAAACGGTGACCTTATCCATGCTTTACCCTGTGACCGGGGGAGCGAAGGCCATGGAGCGAGCCTTGGATCGACTCTTTAGAGAAGCGGATAAAGCCATGAATGAGGGTGCAAATATCCTTATCCTCTCGGATCGAGGAGTGAATAAGGAGTATGCAGCGATCTCAGCTCTCTTGGCATCCTCCGGACTGCATCATCACTTGATACGTAGAGAAATTCGCACCAACCTAGGAATCGTGCTGGAATCCGCAGAGCCTCGGGAAGTGCATCACTTCTGTACCTTAGTGGGCTATGGGGTAACGGCCATCAATCCTTACCTGGCTTATGAAACCATAGAAGACCTGGCAGCTAAGGGACTGCTCGAAGGGCTGACTGCCAAAGAAGGGGTCAAAAACTTCATCAAAGCCTCAGTCAAAGGAATGCTCAAAGTGCTGACCAAGATGGGTATCTCCACGATGCACAGTTACCATGGTGCCCAAATCTTTGAAGCCGTGGGCTTGCGCAAAGACGTAATTGACAAATACTTCACCTATACCCCTTCCCGCTTAGAAGGAATCGGCCTCGAAGAGATTGCTCAGGAAAACCAGATGCGCCATGAAAGCGCCTACGATGAGAACTCCCTCAATGCAGATAGTCTAGAAGTGGGTGGTTACTTCCAATGCAAAGAAGATGGAGAAAAGCATCTGTATAACCCAGAAACCATTTACCTGATTCAGAGGGCCTGCCGAGAAGGAAATTATGCTCTCTTTAAAGAGTTTACCAAGAAGATCAATGAAGAAGAGGTTTATACATTAAGACACCTTTTAGACTTCAAGTACAATGCAGGCGATACGATCCCCATCGAAGAAGTGGAGTCCGTGGATTCTATCGTCAAACGCTTTAAGACCGGCGCCATGTCCTATGGCTCTATCAGCAAGGAAGCGCACGAGGCCTTAGCCATTGCCATGAACCGATTAGGCGGCAAGAGCAATACTGGCGAGGGTGGGGAAGACCCGGATCGTTTTAAAGTTTTGCCTCATGATGCTGGGGACAACCATAATGCCTTTCTGCAGGGGGATAGCAAAAACAGTGCTATTAAACAGGTGGCTTCAGGACGCTTCGGAGTGACCAGCAATTATCTAGTCAATGCCCAGGAGATCCAAATCAAAATGGCTCAAGGAGCAAAACCCGGTGAAGGTGGACAACTGCCAGGACGTAAGGTCTACCCGTGGGTTGCCAAGACACGTCACTCCACACCGGGGGTTGACCTGATTTCTCCCCCACCTCATCATGATATCTACTCCATCGAGGATTTAGCCGAGTTGATCCACGATTTGAAGAATGCCAACCGGGATGCTCGCATCAATGTCAAGCTTGTGTCTGAAGTAGGGGTAGGAACCATTGCCGCTGGGGTAGCCAAAGGCAAGGCCGATGTAATTCTCATCAGTGGTTATGATGGAGGAACAGGAGCATCTCCCCGAACCAGTATCCGCAATGCGGGACTGCCCTGGGAGCTCGGCCTAGCGGAAACACATCAGACCCTAGTCCTCAATAAATTAAGAGATCGGGTAGTGGTAGAAACGGATGGTAAGCTCCTATCAGGACGGGATGTGGTCATCGCTGCGATGTTGGGTGCTGAGGAATTCGGCTTTGCTACCACACCCTTGATTGCTCTGGGATGCGTCATGATGCGAGTATGTAATCTGAATACCTGCCCCGTGGGCATCGCTACTCAAGATGAAGCCTTAAGAAAGAACTTCACAGGTAAGCCTGAGCACGTAGAAAACTTCATGCGCTTTATTGCTCAGGAAATGCGGGAGATTATGGCTAAGCTGGGCTTTAGGACGATTAACGAAATGGTTGGTCGCACAGACCGCCTCAAAACCAAAGAGAATATTAAGAACTGGAAAGCCTCCCATCTGGATCTTTCGCAAATTCTTTATCAACCCTATGCCGGTGACCCCATGAGTCGCTATAACACTCAAGCCCAAAACCACATGCTGGAGAAATCTTTAGACATGAAAAAACTCCTAAGGGTTTGCAAGCCTGCTTTAGAAAGCAAAAAGCAAATTCGCGCCAAACTAAAAATCAATAACGTGGATCGGGTTGTGGGAACTATCATCGGCAGCGAGATCTCGAAAAGGTACGGAGAGGCAGGTCTGCCGGAAGATACTATTAAGCTAAGCTTTGTAGGCTCAGCAGGACAAAGCTTTGGTGCCTTCGTACCCAAGGGCTTGACCCTAGAGCTAGAAGGAGACTCCAACGATTACCTGGGCAAAGGACTTTCTGGCGGTAAGATTGCTGTCTATCCACCGAAGACTTCTGATTTTATCCCTGAAGAGAATATCCTTATCGGTAATGTAGCTTTCTATGGGGCTACAGCTGGGGAAGCGTATATCAATGGAATTGCTGGCGAACGCTTCTGCGTTAGAAACAGCGGTGCCCACGCCGTTGTCGAAGGGGTAGGTGATCACGGCTGTGAATATATGACGGGTGGAAAAGTCGTCATCCTCGGCAAGACGGGGCGCAATTTCGCGGCAGGAATGTCCGGCGGAATAGCCTATATCCTAGACTTCGAAGAGATTTACTGCAATAAGTCCTTGGTAATATTAGAGAAAATCGAGTCGGATGATGAACTTAAGGAAGTTCAAGTCATGATTCAAAAGCATGTGGAGTATACCCATAGTCCCCAAGGACGTAAAATTCTTGCCGATTGGGAAGGCTATGCAACCCGATTTACCAAAGTGATTCCGAAGGACTATAAACAGATGCTAGCCAATATCGATAAAGCTTCACAAGACGGATATTCAGGGGATGAAGCCCTCCTGGTAGCCTTTGAAGAAAATTTCAAGACCTTGGGAGCGGCGAAGTAA
- a CDS encoding glutamine synthetase III has translation MKIFGTNVFNDSVMRERLPKNIYKSIRSTIDNGLPLDPGVAEVVASAMKDWAIERGATHYTHWFQPLTGLTAEKHDSFISPTDDGRVIMEFSGKELVKGEPDASSFPNGGIRSTFEARGYTAWDCTSPAFLREEGSNVVLCIPTAFCAYTGEALDNKTPLLRSMEALSKQALRMLKLFGDEETSRVVSTVGPEQEYFLVDRAHYEKRMDLVLTGRTLFGAKPPKGQEMEDQYFGSINERVSAFMHDVNREAWKLGISAKTQHKEVAPGQYEIAPVFSLTNIATDHNQLIMDVFKKVANRHGLVCLLHEKPFAGVNGSGKHNNWALATSGGKNLLDPGKTPHENAQFLTFLCAVLKAVDEHAELLRASAANPGNDHRLGANEAPPAIISVFLGDQLSDILAQLQNGGVTHSIAESRMNIGVNTLPLLRKDSTDRNRTSPFAFTGNKFEFRMVPSSLSIAGPNIVLNSIVAEALCQMADRLEEAEDFQGELKKLLKEIALQHSRIVFDGNNYSEEWVAEAARRGLSNISSTVDAIPAWVTAKAVALFAKHGVLSPTELHSRYEILLEHYSKTINIEAQTMLYMSKRQIIPAGLKMLQSLASGISAVKAVSSVPVTVQEGLLIQVSDRMVNLDRSLKALEIKTKEAQVIGEVFERGVFYRDHVFTAMANLRMAADQLEELVDQEYWPLPSYAEMLFRL, from the coding sequence TTTACAAATCCATCAGAAGCACCATCGATAATGGGCTGCCATTAGATCCTGGGGTGGCGGAGGTGGTGGCCAGTGCGATGAAGGATTGGGCGATTGAAAGGGGAGCAACTCACTATACCCATTGGTTCCAGCCCTTAACGGGTCTGACTGCCGAAAAACATGATTCCTTTATTTCTCCCACTGATGATGGCCGGGTTATCATGGAGTTTTCCGGCAAGGAATTAGTTAAAGGAGAACCCGATGCCTCCTCGTTCCCCAATGGCGGAATTCGTTCGACCTTTGAAGCCCGGGGCTATACCGCTTGGGATTGCACCTCACCGGCTTTCTTAAGGGAAGAGGGGAGCAATGTGGTGCTCTGTATTCCTACTGCGTTTTGTGCTTATACCGGTGAAGCCTTAGATAACAAAACCCCTTTGCTACGTTCCATGGAAGCTTTATCGAAGCAAGCCCTCCGCATGCTCAAACTTTTCGGAGATGAAGAGACCAGTCGCGTGGTCAGCACCGTGGGACCCGAGCAGGAATACTTCCTCGTGGATAGAGCTCATTATGAAAAGAGGATGGACTTGGTCTTGACCGGGCGAACCCTTTTTGGGGCAAAGCCTCCTAAGGGTCAAGAAATGGAGGATCAATACTTTGGCAGTATCAATGAGCGAGTATCGGCCTTCATGCATGATGTGAATCGGGAAGCGTGGAAACTGGGTATTTCGGCTAAAACTCAACACAAGGAAGTGGCGCCCGGTCAATACGAGATTGCTCCCGTCTTCAGCCTGACTAATATTGCTACCGATCATAACCAACTCATTATGGATGTGTTTAAAAAAGTTGCCAACCGCCATGGCTTGGTTTGTCTCCTCCATGAAAAACCCTTTGCCGGGGTGAATGGCTCAGGTAAGCATAACAACTGGGCCTTGGCAACCAGTGGCGGTAAGAATCTCTTAGATCCCGGTAAAACACCTCACGAGAATGCTCAATTCTTGACTTTCCTTTGCGCCGTGTTGAAAGCCGTTGATGAGCATGCTGAATTGCTCCGGGCCTCGGCAGCTAACCCCGGCAATGACCATCGTTTGGGCGCTAATGAAGCACCTCCAGCCATCATCTCGGTTTTTTTGGGGGATCAACTGAGCGATATCTTAGCCCAATTACAGAATGGCGGGGTAACCCACTCAATAGCTGAAAGCCGCATGAATATTGGGGTTAACACCTTACCCTTGCTGAGAAAGGATTCCACGGATCGGAACCGGACCTCTCCCTTTGCCTTCACCGGCAATAAGTTCGAATTCCGCATGGTGCCATCTTCACTATCCATCGCCGGACCGAATATCGTTTTGAATTCCATAGTCGCTGAAGCCCTTTGCCAAATGGCCGATCGTTTAGAAGAGGCAGAGGATTTTCAGGGAGAACTAAAAAAACTGCTCAAGGAAATTGCCCTTCAGCATTCACGAATTGTCTTCGACGGAAATAATTACTCTGAAGAATGGGTGGCGGAAGCGGCTCGCCGAGGCTTATCCAATATCAGCTCGACCGTGGATGCTATTCCGGCTTGGGTCACGGCAAAAGCAGTAGCGCTCTTTGCCAAGCACGGGGTTCTCAGTCCAACAGAACTGCACTCCCGTTATGAAATCCTGCTTGAGCATTACAGTAAAACCATTAATATTGAGGCGCAAACCATGCTCTATATGAGCAAACGCCAAATTATCCCCGCAGGGCTGAAAATGTTGCAAAGCCTAGCTAGCGGAATTTCTGCAGTGAAAGCAGTCTCCAGTGTCCCGGTAACGGTGCAAGAAGGGTTGTTAATTCAGGTCTCGGATCGGATGGTTAATTTGGATAGGAGTTTAAAAGCTCTCGAGATCAAGACGAAGGAAGCGCAAGTCATTGGTGAGGTGTTTGAACGAGGGGTATTCTATCGGGATCACGTCTTCACAGCCATGGCCAACCTCCGTATGGCTGCCGATCAGCTGGAGGAGTTGGTGGATCAAGAGTATTGGCCTTTGCCCAGCTATGCGGAGATGTTGTTTAGGCTGTAA
- a CDS encoding mechanosensitive ion channel family protein, protein MDLWHLVQNQWESIIYGASIKRMGIALLILLLALLLRKIFSKVIIVFLRKLTQRTKGTLDDAIVEALEKPVQLAFIIIGLQIATQVLILPPEIGAFAYRVIRSLVLYTLFWSAYRAADVFSALFERRVFLTADKFDDMLVSFLSKGAKAVIIVLGSITIAQVWFTEIAGVLTGLGLGGLAFALAAQDTAKNLFGSVTIMLDRPFNIGDWVQTPSVEGTIEEIGFRSTKVRTFAQAVVTVPNSVMSNEAITNWSRMGKRRINFQLGVSYQTTAGQLQECVKSLRNILEDHPEVHPETILVYFERFGDNSLDIFVYFFTNTTNWQKFLEVQEDVNFKIMSLLEELGISVAFPSRSVYIETAKGEVPKEVGKIEFKGQDNSD, encoded by the coding sequence ATGGATTTATGGCACCTCGTCCAAAATCAGTGGGAATCGATAATTTATGGCGCCAGTATTAAGAGAATGGGTATAGCACTATTGATCCTGCTTCTGGCACTTTTGCTGAGAAAAATATTTTCTAAAGTGATCATTGTCTTTCTGCGAAAACTCACCCAAAGGACTAAAGGTACTCTTGATGATGCTATCGTGGAAGCTTTGGAAAAGCCGGTTCAGCTTGCTTTTATCATTATTGGCTTACAGATTGCTACACAAGTATTGATCCTCCCCCCAGAGATCGGTGCATTTGCCTACAGAGTGATTCGGTCTTTAGTTTTATATACTTTGTTTTGGTCGGCTTACCGAGCGGCTGATGTCTTTTCAGCTTTATTTGAAAGACGAGTCTTTCTCACTGCCGATAAATTTGACGATATGCTCGTTTCCTTTTTGAGCAAAGGGGCTAAAGCCGTCATTATTGTCTTAGGCTCGATCACCATTGCCCAAGTCTGGTTTACGGAGATTGCCGGTGTTTTGACAGGTTTAGGACTGGGAGGTCTGGCGTTCGCTCTTGCTGCTCAGGATACCGCTAAAAACCTATTTGGTAGTGTGACCATTATGCTGGATCGCCCCTTCAACATTGGAGACTGGGTTCAAACCCCCAGTGTTGAGGGTACTATAGAAGAGATTGGCTTTCGAAGCACCAAGGTCAGAACCTTTGCCCAAGCCGTGGTGACCGTCCCTAATTCTGTTATGAGCAATGAGGCTATTACCAATTGGTCGAGGATGGGGAAGCGGAGAATCAATTTTCAATTGGGTGTGAGTTACCAGACAACCGCTGGGCAGCTCCAGGAATGCGTGAAATCCTTGCGTAACATTCTCGAAGATCATCCGGAAGTTCACCCCGAGACCATTCTGGTTTATTTTGAACGATTCGGTGATAACTCTTTGGATATTTTTGTCTACTTTTTTACCAACACAACTAATTGGCAGAAATTCCTTGAGGTTCAGGAGGATGTTAACTTTAAGATTATGTCCCTACTGGAGGAGCTAGGTATATCTGTTGCTTTTCCTTCGCGAAGTGTTTATATCGAAACTGCCAAAGGGGAAGTACCGAAAGAAGTGGGAAAAATTGAGTTTAAAGGGCAAGACAATTCGGATTGA